Proteins encoded within one genomic window of Anopheles gambiae chromosome 3, idAnoGambNW_F1_1, whole genome shotgun sequence:
- the LOC133393047 gene encoding spatacsin → MAANTPVDSSSPTIPPEKSIVLKGWEKLDDDVIIKEVSTKGKHVNLCIQYLAERNELSMKEAKNYFLQKVNAYVYRLLSNRQLYKAHHILKNIDRVPRYVFYQIAAETSDHGLRDYIREHLARTVENYSHGEEERIAASWRVYTQLKANVRQMAEVLNEVTTGYTVLEIETMSFNTFCMKEDVYRNSVAVDLFFKNQETEISPILDRYTVWSYLLKNNIANLVKIWIQLNSCMRRCLHEGVDPTPHLMRIKIDIYDDARFNERLRQLFQRWEIDDFMLSQLSHHRTLSRNEILLNELARLGKFLDHERNDAVAILRRLFTTESYKQHREWTEAKWFREQLTRQLVENRFFTLLALPIVCEDLLAQIATDAGAQHQREVKVFLELQKLKDSALSGQELLSVSRTTSEYILQHNRAFYEENPIVYLFEYGLDERKAQFDGDDPILAKLPHLHSFIKRCKGGQSGEESCDTLVRKLLAIAGIPDPAKVKQFLFHGTRTDANGAVEEEDERASQLELLEQYGSLPHFNHPLLVSKYGQPVTLRYMHYIRLQRACHAVYEFYREQLQNYSQISTRQLNSAAQTVAQMAIESYWDTALATHAIAFMEMIGVSSVPTRAYLRCLTLVGGTAGKQQQQPEEPARLTVAALLRRCEEEIRDKSLDDPELLIDLEAMTIVAKANALPYPVAYLQERLLAENDWYRFLLLVDYLNYPQEQIVELCRTGFVESRIGRNLMTALLHQPRVVEVARDGQTCSSSFTSIKRRSSLTPRRRRRGSSTATDSSGHSSMSSDPDAVSIARSTTSGMGHNVTSISLPLQLPATDISTSSSNPLYAGANFLSERYDTDLVSTILLCSNEPNPYTATASQQPFDFDAFKRLALHRHVPQRYPHTYQNLLDRAIRSGWPLLALLAGDVCPEGSESRRYCWIVWAMLAGEYPYREKLSEESERPPERAFVCGLVEHLVRTARLCTLASSLAIFYPDSGWYHLAAYLALTENVLFDADRAAELLTNFLARSATAGDECFLLHIPKYEMFNFCARLLMIHLDRRTSMHHQLLLLQSYVRCDFRCFLVAGMDFERMLKMCEIVRHCEVTIDFLTLYECCSGGGKEQQLALYESLCEQLVAKKHHEAAIALADEAGLPRESIIFEHWVSGFEANGRIGPFDRYRVESERYALGPELRISFFTHIANRLEYGDRQRYDLLRCALELIREHGLYPSETFDRDRLEYELALSYIRCTEEHLDLYCSQYWCNNQQQHSPSTAAILYHTFLELKEVAGIDDLTLSNVPLAQPEERLRLDALINRLLDCGDIVQALRYQAIFEQRPVDLHFIVFCMALAEGLVSLYNLSKEERMLLNEDSARSSGRFQRRTLRFSRVSQSSQIGGSPMKSGQAQLDTSDASTTAMSDFEEVPSRDKQDIFEAISALGNRITHGQDLAQRVILTYRVAMYLDREYNELLKLRDPLAFLPEVVREDCVHKLEVVSDIVTATRMSIDSFTDFLASEIVSAVVRSKFYLFQQQPTNHSATDELLWGYNIDREFHLFLELAPNTTALGNVLLRYCNALRLYRKRRDTAGDGAGVQDALESFATIPALRLPPATGTDLVERLDQILQGQILSLKKQNTIIVALLVKAHDCFVHECSMEGIMEVLACCKALTVILTAAKSWNLIVRLLVGIGRYRDMYYCFETLINHEQFESLLGQFDDRAANGRRLQCAIITFLNEHCPERRDYFRLAALHFRMYREIAELWESEAHGTIDAIVKTYELKQPVAAKMASSSPAVYCHRLQATPLVQTELTSAMDAFTHATENYLLDNNLTLAQRAAANAELIALQISYVRQALAASEKGQGDVNPSPSSSSSSNTSSQTTATCLSVLNIRPPSEDNRRGGTMQEPAGTTNVATGTLLYYINFLLTVPQALIVGRAYGIEINWPGAIYQHYIMQGESAYLEDYLDRLPLTDGMIETLVKLFQLEPSLTPRMEQAIGTFIDRIHSVTLKYRLASLLGLKKTIHGLINGGAVYYLKDTNYGKNDVESIAGGSGGSSGAGNSASSSMAGGGSGTPGGGGVVSMTSSLVGSASITSNTVSLHTMSST, encoded by the exons ATGGCCGCCAACACGCCCGTGGACAGCAGCAGTCCGACCATACCGCCGGAGAAAAGCATCGTGCTGAAGGGCTGGGAAAAGCTGGACGACGATGTTATCATCAAGGAGGTGTCGACCAAGGGCAAACACGTCAACCTCTGCATCCAGTATCTGGCCGAGCGGAACGAGCTGTCGATGAAGGAGGCAAAGAATTACTTTCTCCAGAAG GTGAACGCGTACGTCTATCGGCTGCTGTCGAACCGGCAGCTCTACAAGGCGCACCACATCCTCAAGAACATCGATCGGGTCCCGCGGTACGTGTTCTACCAGATTGCGGCCGAAACGAGCGACCACGGGCTGCGCGACTACATACGGGAGCACTTGGCCCGGACGGTGGAAAATTACTCCCACGGCGAGGAGGAACGGATCGCGGCCAGCTGGCGCGTCTACACCCAGCTGAAGGCGAACGTGCGCCAGATGGCGGAGGTGCTGAACGAGGTGACGACCGGGTACACGGTGCTCGAGATCGAGACGATGTCGTTCAACACGTTCTGCATGAAGGAGGACGTCTACCGGAACTCGGTCGCGGTGGATTTGTTCTTTAAGAATCAAG AAACGGAAATCTCGCCCATTCTCGATCGCTACACCGTGTGGAGCTATCTGCTGAAGAACAACATCGCCAACCTGGTCAAGATATGGATTCAGCTCAACAGTTGCATGCGCCGCTGCCTGCACGAGGGCGTAGATCCGACGCCCCACCTGATGCGCATCAAGATCGACATCTACGACGATGCGCGCTTCAACGAGCGGCTGCGGCAACTGTTCCAGCGGTGGGAAATAGATGATTTTATGCTATCGCAGCTCTCGCACCACCGTACGCTGTCGCGCAACGAAATTCTGCTCAACGAGCTCGCCCGGCTGGGCAAATTTCTCGACCACGAGCGGAACGATGCGGTGGCGATCCTGCGCCGTCTGTTTACGACCGAAAGCTACAAGCAGCACCGGGAGTGGACGGAAGCGAAATGGTTCCGCGAGCAGCTAACGCGCCAGCTGGTGGAGAATCGCTTTTTCACCCTGCTGGCACTGCCGATCGTTTGCGAGGATTTGCTCGCCCAGATTGCAACGGATGCCGGCGCCCAGCATCAGCGGGAGGTGAAGGTGTTTTTGGAGCTGCAGAAGCTAAAGGATAGTGCGCTGAGCGGGCAGGAGCTGCTGAGCGTGTCGCGCACTACGTCCGAGTACATTCTGCAGCATAATCGTGCCTTTTACGAGGAGAACCCGATCGTGTATCTGTTCGAGTATGGGTTGGATGAGCGCAAGGCACAGTTCGATGGGGATGATCCCATTCTTGCAAAGCTACCCCATCTGCACAGCTTTATAAAGCGCTGCAAGGGTGGACAGAGTGGCGAAGAGTCGTGCGACACGCTCGTGAGGAAGCTACTAGCGATAGCGGGCATTCCCGATCCGGCGAAGGTGAAACAGTTTCTCTTCCACGGCACGCGCACCGATGCGAACGGAGCagtcgaggaggaggacgaacGGGCGTCACAGCTCGAGCTGCTCGAGCAGTACGGTTCGCTGCCCCACTTTAACCATCCGCTGCTGGTGAGCAAGTACGGACAGCCGGTGACACTACGCTACATGCACTACATCCGACTGCAGCGCGCGTGCCACGCCGTGTACGAGTTCTATCGCGAGCAGCTGCAAAACTACTCCCAGATATCGACCCGCCAGCTGAACAGTGCGGCCCAAACCGTTGCCCAGATGGCGATCGAATCGTACTGGGATACGGCCCTAGCCACACACGCCATCGCGTTTATGGAAATGATTGGCGTAAGCAGTGTGCCGACCCGGGCCTATCTACGCTGCTTGACGCTGGTCGGTGGAACAGCGggcaagcagcaacagcagcctgAAGAGCCAGCCAGGCTCACGGTGGCCGCTTTGCTGAGGCGCTGCGAGGAAGAGATCCGCGATAAATCCCTCGACGACCCGGAGCTGCTTATCGATCTGGAAGCGATGACGATCGTGGCGAAAGCGAATGCGCTACCCTACCCGGTGGCGTACTTGCAGGAGCGTTTGCTGGCTGAGAACGATTGGTATCGGTTCCTGCTGCTCGTCGACTATCTAAACTACCCCCAGGAGCAGATAGTGGAACTGTGTCGCACCGGCTTTGTTGAATCGCGCATTGGAAGAAACCTTATGACGGCGCTGCTGCATCAGCCGAGGGTGGTTGAGGTTGCCCGCGATGGACAAACATGCTCGAGCTCTTTTACCTCGATCAAGCGACGATCGAGCTTGACGCCACGCCGTAGAAGAAGG ggaAGCAGCACTGCAACTGATTCGAGCGGGCATTCCAGCATGTCGAGCGATCCCGATGCTGTCTCCATCGCACGCAGCACAACGTCCGGTATGGGGCACAACGTCACCAGTATCTCCTTACCGCTGCAGCTCCCTGCGACGGACATCTCTACCAGCTCGTCCAACCCACTTTACGCTGGGGCCAATTTCCTTTCCGAACGCTACGACACGGATCTCGTTTCCACGATCCTGCTCTGCTCGAATGAGCCCAACCCGTACACAGCAACGGCCAGCCAGCAACCGTTCGATTTCGACGCATTCAAGCGACTCGCTCTGCATCGACACGTGCCGCAACGCTATCCGCACACCTACCAAAACCTGCTCGATCGTGCAATACGATCCGGGTGGCCTCTGTTAGCTTTACTGGCCGGTGACGTATGTCCCGAGGGAAGCGAAAGCCGCCGCTACTGCTGGATCGTGTGGGCAATGCTGGCGGGAGAGTATCCGTACCGGGAGAAACTCTCCGAAGAGTCGGAACGACCCCCAGaacgtgcgtttgtgtgcgggCTGGTCGAGCATTTGGTACGCACAGCACGGCTTTGCACACTCGCCAGCTCACTTGCCATTTTCTATCCCGATTCTGGCTGGTACCATCTGGCGGCGTACCTCGCACTCACGGAAAATGTCCTCTTCGATGCGGACCGTGCCGCTGAACTTTTAACAAACTTTCTAGCCCGCTCGGCCACGGCCGGCGATGAGTGCTTCCTGCTGCACATACCCAAGTATGAAATGTTTAACTTTTGTGCCCGACTGCTCATGATCCACCTGGACCGCCGTACGTCGATGCAtcatcagctgctgctgctgcaatcgTACGTCCGGTGTGACTTTCGCTGCTTCCTGGTGGCTGGGATGGATTTCGAACGGATGTTAAAGATGTGCGAAATCGTACGGCACTGCGAGGTGACGATCGATTTCCTCACCCTGTACGAGTGCTGTTCGGGGGGAGGAAAGGAGCAACAGCTCGCCCTGTACGAGTCGCTGTGTGAGCAGCTCGTCGCGAAGAAGCACCACGAGGCAGCAATCGCACTGGCCGATGAGGCAGGACTCCCGCGGGAAAGCATTATCTTCGAGCATTGGGTGAGCGGGTTTGAAGCGAACGGCCGCATTGGCCCATTCGATCGGTACCGGGTGGAGAGTGAACGGTACGCGCTTGGCCCAGAGCTGCGCATCAGCTTCTTCACGCACATTGCCAATCGGCTCGAGTACGGCGATCGGCAGCGGTACGATTTGCTGCGCTGCGCGCTTGAATTGATCCGCGAGCATGGGCTCTACCCGAGCGAAACGTTCGATCGCGATCGGTTGGAGTACGAGCTGGCACTGAGCTACATACGCTGCACGGAGGAGCACCTGGACCTGTACTGCTCCCAGTACTGGTGCAACAATCAGCAGCAACATTCACCGTCGACGGCGGCCATACTGTACCACACGTTTCTCGAGCTGAAAGAGGTAGCCGGGATTGATGATCTCACACTCTCCAACGTCCCGCTAGCACAGCCGGAAGAGCGGCTGCGGCTCGATGCGCTCATCAACCGGCTGCTCGACTGCGGCGATATTGTTCAAGCGTTGCGCTATCAGGCCATATTCGAACAGCGACCGGTCGATCTGCACTTTATCGTGTTCTGCATGGCACTGGCGGAGGGGCTGGTCAGTCTGTACAACCTGTCGAAGGAGGAGCGCATGCTGCTGAACGAGGATAGTGCCCGGTCGTCGGGACGGTTCCAGCGGCGCACGTTGCGCTTTAGTCGCGTTAGCCAGAGCAGCCAGATTGGTGGATCGCCGATGAAGAGTGGGCAGGCGCAGCTGGACACGTCCGATGCGAGCACGACTGCAATGTCCGACTTCGAGGAGGTACCGTCCCGTGACAAGCAAGACATTTTCGAAGCGATCAGT GCCCTTGGCAATCGGATCACGCACGGGCAGGATCTCGCACAGCGTGTCATACTCACGTACCGCGTCGCCATGTACCTGGACCGCGAGTACAACGAGCTGCTGAAGTTGCGCGATCCACTCGCCTTCCTGCCCGAGGTGGTGCGGGAAGACTGCGTGCACAAGCTGGAGGTGGTCAGCGACATCGTTACCGCGACGCGCATGAGCATCGACAGCTTTACCGATTTTCTCGCCTCGGAAATCGTGTCCGCCGTCGTGCGGTCCAAGTTCTACCtcttccagcagcagcccacGAACCACTCGGCCACGGACGAGCTGCTCTGGGGCTACAACATCGATCGTGAGTTCCATCTCTTTCTGGAGCTTGCGCCCAACACGACCGCGCTGGGCAACGTGCTGCTGCGCTACTGCAACGCGCTCCGGCTGTACCGCAAGCGGCGGGATACGGCCGGCGATGGTGCCGGTGTGCAGGACGCACTCGAGTCTTTTGCAACCATTCCCGCCCTGCGGCTGCCGCCTGCCACCGGCACCGATCTTGTGGAGCGTTTGGATCAAATCCTCCAGGGCCAGATCCTCTCGctgaagaagcaaaacacgATCATTGTGGCGCTGCTGGTGAAGGCGCACGATTGCTTCGTGCACGAATGCTCTATGGAGGGCATCATGGAGGTGCTGGCGTGCTGTAAAGCGCTGACCGTCATCCTGACGGCGGCCAAATCCTGGAACCTGATCGTGCGGCTGCTGGTGGGCATTGGCCGGTACCGCGACATGTACTACTGCTTCGAGACGCTCATCAACCACGAGCAGTTCGAATCGCTGCTCGGCCAGTTTGACGATCGGGCGGCAAACGGGCGACGGTTGCAGTGCGCCATCATCACCTTCCTGAACGAGCACTGTCCCGAGCGGCGCGATTACTTCCGCCTGGCGGCGCTCCACTTCCGCATGTACCGGGAGATCGCGGAGCTGTGGGAGTCGGAAGCGCACGGTACGATCGATGCGATCGTGAAGACGTACGAGCTCAAGCAACCGGTTGCGGCGAAAATGGCCTCTTCCTCACCTGCCGTGTACTGCCATCGGCTACAGGCAACTCCCTTGGTGCAGACGGAACTAACCAGCGCAATGGACGCGTTTACACACGCCACGGAAAACTATCTGCTAGATAACAATCTGACGCTTGCGCAACGAGCCGCAGCCAATGCGGAGCTGATAGCGCTACAAATCTCCTACGTACGGCAAGCACTGGCCGCATCCGAGAAGGGACAGGGCGATGTGAATCCttcaccgagcagcagcagcagcagcaacacaagcAGCCAGACCACTGCCACCTGTCTCTCCGTGCTGAACATTCGCCCACCGAGTGAAGACAATCGTCGGGGAGGAACGATGCAGGAACCGGCGGGCACCACCAACGTTGCTACCGGCACGCTGCTCTACTACATCAACTTCCTGCTGACCGTCCCGCAAGCGCTCATCGTGGGCCGGGCGTACGGTATCGAAATTAACTGGCCCGGTGCAATCTATCAGCACTACATCATGCAGGGTGAATCGGCGTACCTGGAGGACTACCTGGACCGGCTCCCGCTAACGGACGGGATGATTGAAACGCTCGTGAAA